A genomic segment from Thermococcus sp. LS1 encodes:
- the glpK gene encoding glycerol kinase GlpK: MDRFILSLDEGTTSARAIVFDKESNVLGVGQYEFPQHYPRPGWVEHNPEEIWEAQFRAIKTAIETAKIEPNQIEAIGITNQRETTIVWDRSGRPLYNAIVWQCRRTAEMVEEIKREYGEVIKEKTGLVPDAYFSASKLKWLLDNVPGLREKAEKGEVLFGTVDTFLIYRLTGEHVTDYSNASRTMLFNIKKLEWDDELLEIFEVPESVLPEVKESSEVYGYTRKELLGAEIPVSGDAGDQQAALFGQAAFETGMVKATYGTGNFILVNTGKTVRYSDNLLTTIAWGLNGKVSYALEGSVFITGAAVQWLRDGIKIIKSAPETEELARKLESNEGVYFVPAFVGLGAPYWDQFARGLIIGITRGTGREHLARATLEAIAYLTHDVVEEMDRLVGIKELRVDGGATTNDFLMQFQADILNRRVVRPVVKEITALGAAYLAGLAVDYWEGLEEIKSLWKADRVFEPVMDEETRRKLYAGWKEAVKRAIGWAKVVEA; encoded by the coding sequence ATGGACAGGTTCATTCTCTCGCTTGATGAGGGAACTACCTCCGCAAGGGCAATAGTCTTTGATAAGGAAAGCAACGTCCTCGGCGTTGGGCAGTACGAGTTTCCCCAGCACTATCCCAGACCGGGGTGGGTGGAGCACAATCCGGAGGAAATCTGGGAGGCTCAGTTCAGGGCGATAAAAACGGCTATTGAAACAGCGAAGATTGAGCCAAATCAGATAGAGGCAATAGGAATAACCAACCAACGCGAGACGACGATAGTCTGGGACAGGAGCGGAAGACCGCTCTACAACGCCATAGTCTGGCAGTGCAGAAGAACCGCTGAGATGGTCGAAGAAATAAAGCGAGAATACGGCGAGGTCATTAAGGAGAAGACCGGGTTAGTTCCGGATGCTTACTTCTCGGCCAGCAAGCTTAAGTGGCTTCTCGACAACGTGCCGGGCCTTAGGGAGAAAGCTGAGAAAGGCGAGGTTCTCTTCGGAACGGTTGACACCTTCCTCATCTACCGCCTCACGGGCGAGCATGTTACGGATTACTCAAACGCATCCAGAACAATGCTCTTCAACATCAAGAAGCTCGAATGGGACGACGAGCTTCTCGAAATCTTTGAGGTCCCCGAGAGCGTTCTTCCGGAGGTTAAAGAGTCAAGTGAGGTCTACGGTTACACGAGAAAGGAGCTCTTAGGTGCCGAAATCCCAGTCAGCGGTGATGCGGGCGACCAGCAGGCGGCACTCTTCGGTCAGGCCGCCTTCGAGACGGGCATGGTTAAGGCAACATACGGAACCGGAAACTTTATCCTGGTCAACACGGGCAAGACCGTCCGCTATTCAGATAATTTGCTCACCACGATAGCGTGGGGGTTAAATGGAAAAGTCTCCTATGCCCTAGAGGGAAGCGTCTTCATAACAGGGGCGGCAGTTCAATGGCTCCGCGATGGGATAAAGATAATCAAGAGTGCACCGGAAACGGAGGAACTCGCCCGGAAGCTGGAGAGCAATGAGGGAGTCTACTTCGTCCCTGCCTTCGTTGGCCTTGGAGCCCCTTACTGGGATCAGTTCGCCAGGGGGCTGATAATTGGTATAACGCGCGGAACCGGCAGGGAGCACCTCGCAAGGGCGACGCTTGAAGCTATAGCCTACTTGACGCATGACGTGGTCGAGGAGATGGATAGGCTCGTGGGGATAAAGGAACTTCGCGTCGATGGGGGAGCAACAACGAACGACTTCCTGATGCAGTTCCAGGCGGATATACTCAACAGGAGGGTCGTCAGGCCCGTCGTGAAGGAGATCACAGCTTTGGGAGCGGCCTATCTGGCGGGACTGGCCGTTGACTACTGGGAGGGCCTTGAAGAAATAAAGAGCCTGTGGAAGGCAGATAGGGTCTTCGAGCCAGTGATGGACGAAGAAACCCGCAGGAAGCTCTACGCTGGCTGGAAGGAGGCAGTAAAGAGGGCCATTGGATGGGCGAAGGTCGTTGAGGCTTGA
- a CDS encoding class I SAM-dependent methyltransferase: MSLKEFYRHFRWWMEPKDVRAVQRFHSIVRFFEGQEVNASSVLDLCAGTGIAGVAVAKALSASKLTLVEARDEDLKRVTEWLEIASINPELNLIAGDVLTLPTLVDKHDVAVLWGHTMPHFDPFEVVRLFAGVAVVLSEDGTFFIEETDRISRFLYHSNYKNFLVEAKTEEYTLVSLHEGYDVRRGIEKRGYYRLPGFEKVTEMELRAWDLASQLALGKIFFKDAELITPPEHGVSGVSEVLVFRRPRRKIAREIYSEFQNSW; this comes from the coding sequence ATGTCGCTTAAAGAATTTTACAGGCACTTTAGATGGTGGATGGAGCCAAAAGATGTAAGGGCAGTGCAGAGGTTTCATTCAATAGTCCGCTTTTTTGAAGGGCAGGAAGTTAATGCTTCAAGCGTCCTTGACCTCTGTGCGGGGACTGGAATAGCGGGTGTGGCGGTGGCCAAAGCTCTTTCTGCATCAAAATTGACACTTGTGGAAGCAAGAGATGAGGATTTGAAAAGAGTGACAGAGTGGCTTGAAATAGCCAGTATAAACCCAGAACTCAACCTGATTGCTGGGGATGTCTTGACACTTCCCACTCTCGTGGACAAGCACGACGTTGCCGTTCTTTGGGGACATACAATGCCGCATTTTGACCCGTTTGAGGTGGTAAGATTGTTCGCTGGTGTTGCCGTTGTTCTAAGTGAGGATGGGACTTTCTTTATCGAAGAAACAGACAGAATAAGCAGGTTTCTCTACCACTCCAACTACAAGAACTTTTTAGTTGAGGCAAAAACAGAAGAGTACACGCTAGTTTCACTTCACGAGGGATACGATGTTCGAAGGGGGATCGAGAAGAGGGGATACTACAGACTGCCGGGCTTTGAGAAGGTCACGGAGATGGAGCTGAGGGCATGGGACTTAGCTTCACAGCTCGCCCTGGGAAAGATTTTCTTCAAGGATGCCGAATTAATAACTCCACCAGAGCACGGTGTTTCGGGAGTTTCTGAGGTTCTCGTCTTTAGGCGACCAAGGAGAAAAATTGCCCGTGAGATTTACTCTGAATTTCAGAACTCTTGGTAA
- a CDS encoding MFS transporter yields the protein MDRKGFSWSVVLGLALLGFSRSVGWALNKGLSFPLLSSYTQSAFVKGTILAFEGFIGLFIPVLLGYYSDTLKSRHGRRRPFIMAGGLLAGIAALMIYTAYAMGVPLWGFALTLGFFYLSMHLYTAQYRALMPDTIESGQRGKASGVITLLEWAGNLFLFGLAGYLIAKAVAETGESEGIKALAQTPYLKVPFLVTAFFLIGAALFVYFIVKEPEAPEIEENESLKDYLKSIVENRDFLKFYAAQTLWWMSFEFIAIFLYGILAYILHGSASEENVKAVTSLGLYLMALFNVTVLLGALPGGLIYDKLGRRLSIILGGVIFALPQLWGWFITSQTEIVIALGIAGIGWGILMAASYPVIGDLLTHYEKEAFTGRYYGFFEATRSLPVLLAGIVGGAIVDLAGENYRILFPIGAILVLLAMPMIWHMKNLEVSKAESE from the coding sequence ATGGACAGGAAAGGCTTCAGCTGGAGTGTTGTTCTTGGTCTGGCCCTGCTCGGATTCAGCAGGAGCGTCGGCTGGGCACTGAATAAGGGCCTCTCCTTCCCACTGCTTTCGAGCTACACACAATCGGCCTTTGTGAAAGGAACGATTTTGGCTTTCGAGGGTTTCATCGGTCTGTTCATCCCCGTTCTTCTCGGCTATTACAGCGATACGCTCAAATCAAGGCACGGAAGGAGAAGGCCGTTCATTATGGCGGGTGGTCTCCTGGCAGGAATAGCTGCGTTGATGATCTACACTGCCTACGCCATGGGAGTTCCACTCTGGGGCTTTGCACTGACGCTGGGATTCTTCTACCTCTCGATGCACCTCTACACGGCGCAGTATAGGGCTTTGATGCCCGACACCATCGAGAGCGGTCAGAGGGGTAAGGCCAGCGGGGTTATCACACTCCTCGAATGGGCCGGCAACCTCTTCCTCTTCGGCCTTGCCGGCTACCTCATAGCAAAGGCCGTGGCCGAAACTGGTGAGAGCGAAGGGATAAAGGCCCTTGCACAGACGCCCTACCTCAAGGTTCCATTCCTCGTTACGGCTTTCTTCCTCATAGGTGCGGCTCTCTTCGTTTACTTCATCGTTAAGGAGCCCGAAGCACCGGAGATTGAGGAGAACGAGAGCCTCAAGGATTACCTCAAGAGCATCGTCGAAAACCGTGACTTCCTCAAGTTCTACGCGGCCCAGACACTCTGGTGGATGAGCTTCGAGTTCATAGCGATTTTCCTCTACGGTATCTTGGCGTACATCCTCCACGGCTCGGCCAGCGAAGAGAACGTTAAAGCTGTGACCTCCCTCGGTCTCTATCTCATGGCACTCTTTAATGTCACTGTTCTGCTAGGTGCTCTCCCGGGAGGTCTCATCTACGACAAGCTCGGCAGGAGGCTCAGCATAATCCTTGGCGGCGTTATCTTTGCACTACCGCAGCTCTGGGGCTGGTTCATAACGAGCCAGACAGAGATAGTGATAGCCCTTGGAATAGCGGGAATCGGCTGGGGAATCCTGATGGCTGCATCCTACCCTGTCATCGGCGATCTGCTTACCCACTATGAAAAAGAGGCCTTCACTGGCAGATACTACGGCTTCTTTGAGGCGACGCGCTCCCTTCCAGTGCTGCTGGCAGGAATAGTCGGCGGTGCCATAGTTGACCTGGCCGGCGAGAACTACAGGATACTCTTCCCGATAGGCGCAATCCTTGTGCTCTTGGCCATGCCGATGATATGGCACATGAAGAACCTCGAGGTCAGCAAAGCAGAATCAGAGTGA
- a CDS encoding glycerophosphodiester phosphodiesterase family protein, with protein sequence MGVAMVSPTILGHRGFRGRLENTPPAFRRALRYADGIEFDVRVAGDGKLVVHHDEGFQANGSYLYIRELSLRELRRVHPNGKLIPTVRNVFREFSGALFNVDVKETEAIERVIALAERFKVLENTIFSTESPKVARGLLRECSDCKVGFSIVGYSSLFHLTKLRDLYSIHVPIDAIGYVGYKALVVLLRTLRKRGTRVYLWNYQMDELYWVPRLLPFVDAVISDDPARLRKSFYPKGLFAGGDANVLGT encoded by the coding sequence GTGGGAGTAGCAATGGTATCACCAACGATCCTCGGACACAGGGGCTTCAGGGGAAGACTCGAGAACACACCTCCCGCCTTTAGAAGGGCGCTCAGATACGCCGACGGGATAGAGTTCGATGTGAGAGTCGCAGGCGACGGAAAGCTTGTGGTTCATCACGACGAGGGTTTTCAGGCTAACGGTTCGTATCTTTATATCCGGGAGCTGAGCTTGAGGGAACTTAGAAGGGTGCATCCCAACGGGAAGCTTATCCCAACGGTCAGGAACGTTTTCAGGGAATTCTCCGGAGCTCTCTTCAACGTCGATGTAAAAGAAACAGAAGCCATAGAGAGAGTTATTGCCCTCGCTGAGAGGTTTAAAGTCCTTGAGAACACGATTTTCTCAACTGAAAGCCCGAAAGTGGCCAGGGGACTGCTGAGAGAGTGCTCGGACTGTAAAGTTGGCTTCTCGATAGTAGGTTATTCCTCACTCTTCCATCTCACGAAACTTAGGGACCTCTACTCCATCCATGTGCCGATTGACGCCATCGGTTATGTCGGCTACAAAGCGCTGGTGGTTCTCCTCAGAACCCTAAGGAAGCGGGGAACGAGGGTTTACCTCTGGAACTACCAGATGGACGAGCTTTACTGGGTCCCGAGGCTTCTTCCCTTTGTGGACGCAGTCATCTCGGACGACCCGGCCAGATTGAGAAAAAGTTTTTACCCTAAAGGTCTATTCGCTGGAGGCGATGCCAATGTTCTGGGAACGTGA
- a CDS encoding phospho-sugar mutase: MEVYYSQRFNPEELALLGRAIGTISHGTIIVGRDGRAISRYGKRAMVVGIVSTGSTIMDVRLIPLIALKDFAHRKGLPLAYVYYYGGVRVYVSGIDSEEIKTILESKSFIEAQPNDIGATVYYPNALDDFLHEIFKHYNFRVKGKALVDAMNTPAVLFFPRISDHFGFEVELINDMMTSYLPPKPKEVFLHKLNKGDYDFGLRFRPEGVVEFYRDGEELEFSSMWKLLDHMKKNL, from the coding sequence GTGGAAGTGTATTACTCCCAGAGGTTCAACCCCGAGGAGCTTGCCCTTCTTGGAAGGGCCATAGGAACGATATCCCACGGGACCATAATCGTCGGAAGGGACGGCAGAGCAATTTCCCGCTACGGAAAAAGGGCAATGGTGGTCGGAATAGTCAGCACCGGCTCGACTATAATGGACGTCAGGCTCATTCCCCTCATAGCGCTCAAAGATTTTGCCCACAGGAAGGGCCTTCCCCTGGCTTACGTCTACTACTACGGCGGCGTTAGGGTTTACGTCAGCGGCATAGACAGCGAAGAAATAAAGACCATCCTCGAGAGCAAGAGCTTCATAGAGGCGCAGCCCAACGACATTGGCGCGACAGTCTATTATCCCAACGCTCTCGACGACTTCCTGCACGAAATATTCAAGCACTACAACTTCCGCGTTAAGGGCAAAGCCCTCGTAGATGCAATGAACACTCCCGCGGTGCTCTTCTTCCCGAGGATAAGCGACCACTTCGGCTTCGAGGTCGAGCTGATAAACGACATGATGACGAGTTATCTGCCGCCGAAACCGAAGGAGGTCTTCCTCCACAAGCTGAACAAGGGGGACTACGACTTTGGACTGCGCTTCAGGCCAGAAGGTGTCGTCGAGTTCTACAGGGATGGAGAAGAGCTTGAGTTCAGCAGCATGTGGAAGCTCCTCGATCACATGAAGAAGAACCTTTGA
- a CDS encoding SLC45 family MFS transporter gives MKDFRYSRIFILGFGFFGISIIWALYNAYIPIFLQDTFHLSKTVTGFIMTIDNLFAVLLLPFLGALSDMTRTKLGRRKPYILLGAPSAALMFALIPVAREYESLALFMGTIIFMNFFMALFRSPVIAFMPDITPSEKRSQANGIINFMGGLGALLAYFGGKALYDMNYAYPFYLGAAIMLLANLLVVLLVPEPEEYRVSGKKLELKKLLKETTRKSFGELKENLKDVFASEERSLFAILVAIFFWFIAFNSLETFFTSYAKYHLGIEESTGAFMLGVFSLSFMVFAIPAGFIGGRFGRKRTITLGLLIVVAIMLLAYQLGESSKPASSSLNDPVVMSFMGLFFVGGIGWAMVNVNSLPMVVDMTTEEKLGGYTGLYYFFSQAANLVAPPLSGAFIDVAGYKTLLPFATMFFILAMIAMQFVRRGDIVREKSNIYDYVPDMD, from the coding sequence ATGAAGGACTTCAGGTACAGCAGGATATTTATCCTTGGTTTTGGCTTCTTTGGGATAAGTATCATCTGGGCTCTCTACAACGCCTACATACCGATTTTCCTGCAGGACACGTTCCACCTCAGCAAGACTGTTACGGGCTTCATTATGACGATAGACAACCTATTCGCGGTTCTGCTCCTCCCGTTCCTTGGGGCTTTAAGCGACATGACACGCACCAAACTTGGAAGGAGGAAGCCTTACATTCTCCTCGGTGCACCTTCGGCCGCTCTTATGTTCGCGCTCATTCCCGTTGCCAGGGAATACGAAAGCCTTGCCCTCTTCATGGGAACTATTATATTCATGAACTTCTTCATGGCACTCTTCCGCTCGCCGGTCATAGCATTCATGCCGGACATAACGCCGAGTGAAAAGCGAAGCCAGGCTAACGGAATAATCAACTTCATGGGCGGCCTCGGTGCCCTGCTCGCTTACTTCGGTGGTAAGGCCCTCTACGATATGAACTACGCTTATCCCTTCTATCTTGGTGCGGCGATAATGCTCCTTGCCAACCTGCTCGTGGTCCTTCTCGTCCCTGAGCCCGAGGAGTACCGCGTCTCTGGGAAGAAGCTTGAGCTCAAGAAGCTTCTCAAGGAAACAACCAGAAAGAGCTTCGGCGAGTTAAAGGAGAACCTCAAGGACGTCTTCGCGAGTGAGGAAAGGAGCCTCTTTGCCATCCTTGTGGCGATATTCTTCTGGTTCATCGCCTTCAACTCCCTGGAGACCTTCTTCACGAGCTACGCCAAGTATCACCTTGGAATCGAGGAGAGCACCGGAGCCTTCATGCTGGGAGTTTTCTCGCTTAGCTTCATGGTATTTGCCATTCCCGCCGGTTTCATAGGTGGCCGCTTTGGAAGAAAGAGGACGATAACCCTTGGCCTTCTCATAGTCGTTGCTATAATGCTCTTAGCTTACCAGCTCGGTGAAAGTTCGAAGCCGGCCAGCAGCTCCCTCAACGACCCGGTAGTGATGAGCTTCATGGGACTGTTCTTCGTCGGCGGCATAGGCTGGGCTATGGTCAACGTCAACTCCCTGCCGATGGTCGTCGACATGACCACCGAAGAAAAGCTCGGTGGCTACACGGGTCTCTACTACTTCTTCAGCCAGGCCGCAAACCTCGTGGCACCGCCCCTCTCCGGAGCGTTCATAGACGTGGCTGGCTATAAAACGCTACTGCCCTTCGCGACGATGTTTTTCATACTGGCAATGATAGCCATGCAGTTCGTCAGGAGGGGAGACATCGTCAGGGAGAAGAGCAACATCTACGACTACGTACCCGATATGGACTGA
- a CDS encoding glycerophosphodiester phosphodiesterase family protein — MFWERDKVIVLGHRGYMGKYPENSLLAFRKAVEAGADGIELDVWFTRDGKVIVMHDESIDRTSNLSGKQKEMTLEELKKADIGMGEKIPTLEEVFEVIPKDALINIELKDVDTAREVARIVNENDPERVMISSFEIEALREYRKQDTETTMGLLIDREEVVPLIPKLKEELNLWSINVPMEAIPIIGFEKTVQAIGWARSLGLKVALWTENDVLFYKDDNLAKLKGLFEVVIANDVERMIEYLRRLGLR, encoded by the coding sequence ATGTTCTGGGAACGTGATAAGGTTATCGTCCTCGGACACCGCGGATACATGGGCAAATACCCAGAAAACAGCCTCCTGGCTTTTAGAAAAGCTGTGGAAGCCGGGGCAGATGGAATCGAGCTCGACGTCTGGTTCACTCGGGATGGAAAGGTCATAGTCATGCACGACGAGAGTATAGACAGGACAAGCAACCTAAGCGGAAAACAGAAAGAAATGACGCTGGAAGAGCTCAAGAAGGCAGACATAGGCATGGGCGAGAAGATTCCAACGCTTGAGGAGGTCTTTGAAGTCATCCCGAAGGACGCGCTGATAAACATCGAACTCAAGGACGTCGATACAGCAAGGGAAGTTGCCAGAATAGTCAACGAGAACGATCCCGAGAGAGTTATGATATCCTCCTTCGAGATTGAGGCACTCAGGGAATACCGGAAGCAGGACACGGAAACGACCATGGGGCTGCTCATAGACAGGGAAGAAGTTGTACCCCTCATACCGAAGCTCAAGGAAGAGCTCAACCTCTGGTCGATAAACGTCCCCATGGAGGCAATCCCGATAATTGGCTTCGAGAAAACCGTCCAGGCAATAGGTTGGGCGCGCTCACTCGGCCTCAAGGTCGCCCTCTGGACGGAGAATGACGTTCTCTTCTACAAAGACGATAACCTGGCCAAGCTGAAGGGCCTCTTCGAGGTCGTCATAGCGAACGACGTTGAGAGAATGATTGAGTACTTAAGGAGATTGGGACTCAGGTAA
- a CDS encoding sugar phosphate nucleotidyltransferase, which produces MKAVILAGGKGTRLLPLTVYRPKPMVPFFNRPLMEYTLQNLIKAGVDEIYILVGYLKERIMEYFGDGSQWGVEIHYSNGENVKLGTAGATKKVVKHIDKTFFVVSSDVLMNLDLKALYDYHIRKKGLTTIALSKVEDPTQYGIAIIDHNGRILRFKEKPKPEEAFSDLVNSGIYVFEPEAFDLVPKEKNFDFSKDLFPRMLENDLPLYGFPFREYWNDVGRPSSYLQATEDVFHGRLMLPGLRTKSLKGNLEHGGTLVTGQRCTLRRPEIRGFALLGDDVEIGRNVKIERSVIFPNVTIDEGAEVKEAIIGENVHIGKGVIIQPGSVIGDNTLIEDFSKIGSNVKIWVESRIGRESIILPD; this is translated from the coding sequence ATGAAGGCAGTGATTCTGGCAGGGGGCAAGGGAACGAGACTACTTCCGCTCACAGTCTACAGACCAAAGCCCATGGTACCCTTCTTCAACAGGCCGCTGATGGAGTATACCCTTCAGAACCTCATCAAAGCTGGAGTCGACGAGATATACATCCTCGTTGGCTACCTCAAGGAGCGCATCATGGAGTACTTCGGTGATGGCAGCCAGTGGGGGGTTGAGATACACTACTCCAACGGCGAGAACGTCAAGCTCGGGACGGCAGGTGCGACAAAAAAGGTGGTCAAGCACATAGACAAGACATTTTTCGTCGTTTCCAGTGACGTGCTCATGAACCTTGACCTCAAGGCGCTCTACGACTACCACATCAGGAAAAAGGGCCTCACGACGATAGCACTGTCCAAAGTTGAAGACCCAACGCAGTACGGCATAGCCATAATAGACCACAACGGCAGAATCCTCCGATTCAAAGAGAAGCCGAAACCTGAGGAAGCATTCAGCGATTTAGTTAACTCCGGTATCTACGTCTTCGAGCCGGAGGCATTTGACTTAGTTCCAAAAGAAAAGAACTTCGACTTCTCAAAGGACCTCTTCCCCCGGATGCTCGAAAACGATTTGCCACTCTACGGATTTCCTTTCAGGGAGTACTGGAACGATGTGGGCAGGCCATCGAGCTACCTGCAGGCGACGGAGGACGTCTTCCACGGAAGGCTGATGCTCCCCGGGCTAAGGACGAAGAGCCTGAAGGGAAACCTCGAGCATGGAGGCACTCTGGTTACCGGGCAGAGGTGCACCCTCCGAAGGCCCGAGATAAGGGGCTTCGCCCTGCTCGGGGATGACGTGGAAATCGGCAGAAACGTTAAAATAGAGCGTTCGGTGATATTTCCAAATGTCACTATAGATGAAGGCGCCGAAGTTAAGGAAGCCATAATAGGCGAGAACGTTCATATCGGTAAGGGCGTGATCATCCAGCCCGGAAGCGTTATAGGCGATAACACGCTCATCGAGGACTTCAGCAAGATCGGCTCCAACGTCAAGATTTGGGTGGAGTCGAGGATTGGTAGGGAAAGTATTATACTGCCTGACTGA
- a CDS encoding alpha/beta hydrolase — protein MGWLIGLGVLIFLFILFLAFVGYKMIKPPRLIEDWTPKDFGFDYEDVTIETHDGLKLSGWWIDNGSEKTVIPLHGYTASRWYSLYMKHTVEFLLKEGYNVLVFDFRAHGKSEGKYTTVGDKELIDVISAIDWLKKEHPGKAEKIGLIGFSMGAMVTIRALAEDERVCCGVADSPPMDMDKTGARGLKYFAKLPEWFYIVVKPFTKLFSGGKELHPIEYADRVKKPLLLIAGEKDPLVTVEEIRGFYERNRKINPNVELWVTDAAHVRTLKLYPEEWRAKVGEFLRKHL, from the coding sequence ATGGGCTGGCTGATTGGCCTTGGAGTTCTTATCTTTCTCTTTATTCTCTTCCTCGCATTCGTCGGTTACAAGATGATCAAGCCCCCAAGGCTGATTGAAGATTGGACGCCGAAGGATTTCGGCTTCGACTACGAAGACGTGACGATAGAGACGCACGATGGCCTCAAGCTGAGCGGCTGGTGGATTGACAACGGGAGCGAGAAAACAGTGATTCCCCTCCACGGCTACACCGCGAGCAGATGGTACAGCCTCTACATGAAGCATACAGTTGAATTCCTGCTCAAGGAAGGCTACAACGTTCTGGTCTTTGACTTCCGCGCCCACGGGAAGAGCGAGGGCAAATACACGACAGTTGGCGATAAAGAGCTAATTGACGTTATCTCTGCAATAGACTGGCTGAAGAAGGAGCACCCGGGCAAGGCAGAGAAGATTGGCCTTATTGGCTTTTCGATGGGTGCGATGGTAACGATAAGGGCCCTTGCAGAGGATGAGCGGGTCTGCTGCGGCGTGGCTGACTCCCCGCCTATGGACATGGACAAGACCGGAGCGAGAGGGCTCAAATACTTCGCAAAGCTCCCAGAGTGGTTCTACATCGTCGTCAAGCCGTTTACAAAGCTCTTCAGCGGCGGAAAGGAGCTGCATCCCATCGAGTACGCCGATAGAGTCAAAAAGCCCCTTCTGCTTATAGCAGGAGAGAAGGATCCACTCGTCACGGTCGAGGAGATTAGGGGGTTCTACGAGCGGAACAGGAAGATAAACCCAAACGTTGAGCTCTGGGTAACCGATGCTGCCCACGTCAGGACGCTCAAGTTATATCCCGAAGAATGGAGAGCGAAGGTCGGGGAGTTTCTGAGGAAGCATCTTTAA
- the tmk gene encoding dTMP kinase — MFIVIEGIDGAGKSTQARLLAEWFKKKGYDVVLTKEPTDTAFGKLIRRLVLTGGKEGIIDGARISHEAEALLFAADRAEHVHKLIKPSLKTGKIVISDRYFYSSLAYQWARGLDLEWLIDLNRFAVRPDLVILLDLPVKESMKRINGRSIKTEFDKIAELQKKVRENYLKLAERFPEMRIVNALASVEDIHNDIVALVEHELLKK; from the coding sequence ATGTTTATTGTCATTGAAGGCATCGATGGCGCAGGCAAATCAACTCAAGCAAGGCTTCTGGCGGAGTGGTTCAAAAAGAAAGGTTACGACGTTGTTCTGACGAAAGAGCCGACCGATACTGCCTTTGGAAAGCTCATCAGGAGGCTCGTCCTAACGGGTGGTAAGGAAGGTATAATAGATGGCGCTCGAATAAGCCACGAAGCAGAGGCGCTCCTCTTCGCGGCCGACAGGGCCGAACACGTCCACAAGCTGATAAAACCCTCCCTCAAGACAGGGAAGATTGTTATTTCAGACCGCTACTTCTACTCCTCACTCGCCTACCAGTGGGCTCGCGGTCTCGACCTCGAGTGGCTGATTGACTTGAACCGCTTTGCCGTAAGGCCTGACCTCGTTATTCTGCTTGATTTGCCGGTCAAGGAGAGCATGAAGCGCATAAACGGCAGAAGCATAAAGACGGAGTTCGACAAGATAGCAGAGCTTCAGAAGAAGGTCAGGGAGAACTACCTCAAGCTCGCGGAGAGATTTCCTGAGATGAGGATAGTGAACGCACTGGCAAGCGTGGAAGACATCCACAACGACATCGTGGCCCTGGTCGAGCACGAGCTCCTCAAGAAGTAA